The window TTCAGATAGGCTATCAAGGGGGAGAAGACGTAGGTCCCGGGCGTCTTATAGAGGGCTATAAGCTCCCCATCTTCGCCGATCACCGCTATCGATACCCTTATCCCCAGCCGCTCGGCCTTGGCGACGCCCTCGCCGATTGCCTCAAAGACCTTCACGGAGCTACCAAGATCTTGCCGACCCTATCGGCGGACCTCAGCTCCTCCAGCGCCCTCTTGACGTCGGCAAGTGGGTAGACGCCGTGGATAGCCGCCTTTATCTTGCTGGCCTCCAAGAGCCTCACCACCAACCTGAAATCGCCGCGGGTGCCTCCCGTTGCGCCAATTACCGATATCTGCATTCCATAGAGCCTCCTCAAGTCGAGCCTCACCTCGCTTCCGGTCAAGGCACCGGCCGTGACATAGCGCCCTCCTCTCCCCAGAAGGGAGAAGCTCAGCTCCCAACTCCCGGCCCCCGTCGGGTCCAGCACAACGTCGAAAGGAGCCGCCTCTCTGGCCTCCTCAGGCGCCACCACGTGATCTGCGCCGAGCGCCCTCAAGACGGACCCAGCCCTCTCCTTACGCCTAGTCACAGCGTATACCTCTCCGCCGAGGAGCTTGGCGAACTGGATCAGATACGTCCCGACGTTGCCCGTCGCCCCCACGACCGCTACCCTCTCGCCCGG of the Thermoproteus uzoniensis 768-20 genome contains:
- a CDS encoding alcohol dehydrogenase catalytic domain-containing protein, which produces MRAAVFPAPGLENLKIEDVPVPRPGPGEVLIRVAYVGVNPLDYNVVAGAVKASPMPHIPGSEFAGVVEEVGPGVSSPQRGDAVVVYNRLYCGHCRYCLSGETQMCEITGGAIIGVSTQGAMAEYAVAPAKNVEPTRADLRDAATLPIGALTAFNMARRASIRPGERVAVVGATGNVGTYLIQFAKLLGGEVYAVTRRKERAGSVLRALGADHVVAPEEAREAAPFDVVLDPTGAGSWELSFSLLGRGGRYVTAGALTGSEVRLDLRRLYGMQISVIGATGGTRGDFRLVVRLLEASKIKAAIHGVYPLADVKRALEELRSADRVGKILVAP
- a CDS encoding heme-binding protein, encoding MKVFEAIGEGVAKAERLGIRVSIAVIGEDGELIALYKTPGTYVFSPLIAYLKARTAAIFKRRSSPRGPRRTSPST